GTCGAAGCTGGCCTCCAGGCCCAGGGCGCGCTCGAACTGGCGGCGCATCTTGGGCGTGTGGGCCTCGGAGCCGAAGATGCAGCGCTTGAGCGCCAGCTTGTCACGCAGACCGTGGCGCTCAACCTCCTCGCCCATGAGCAGGGCCATGGAGGCCGTGGAACAGAGGCAGGTGGTCCGGAGGTCCACGAGCATCTGAAGCTGGATGTCCAGCATGCCGGGGCCCACGGGCACGGCCATGGCCCCGAAGTGCTCGCAGCCGAGCTGGAAGCCGACGCCGGCGGTCCACAGGCCGTAGCCGGTGCAGACCTGCACGCGGTCCTTGGTCGTCAGCCCGGCCAGCTCGTAGCAGCGGGCGAACATGTGCTTCCAGGTGTCCACGTCGTTCTGGGTGTAGGTGAGCACCTTGCGTTTGCCGGTGGTGCCGCTGGAGGCGTGGATGCGCACCACCTGCTCCTCGGGCACGGAGAGCAGCGGCAGGGGGTAGCCCGCCTGGAGATCCTGGGCCGTGGTGAAGGGCAGGGCGCGCAGGTCGTCCAGGCCCCTGAACGCGGCAGGGTCGACCCCGGCCTCCTTGAACTTCTTGCGGTAGTATGGGCTGCCCTTGGCCGCATGGGCCACGGTCCAGCGCAGGCCCTCGTCCTGGATGCGGGCGATCTGGTCAGGCTGAAGGTGGGGCAGAAAACGGTATTTCTTGGGCATGGGACGCGCGCTCCTTGGCGAGGGGCCTTGCCGGGCCCCGGGAATTGAGATACCCGCCTCTTCATGCAGCAAAAAGCGGCGCAGTTCAAGAGACATGGAGGGCCCCGGCCATGATCGCCGGAAGCTGGCTCTCCGTGGCCGCGGCGGCGCTCCTGGGCCTGGCCCTGGGCAGTTTCGCCGGTTGCGTCGCGCACCGCTGGCTGGCCGAGGTCTCGATCCTTTTTCCGACGCGTTCCTTCTGCGCGTCCTGCGGCCGGACCCTGACCTGGAGCGAGAACATTCCGGTGGTGAGCTACCTTCTCCAGCGCGGGCGCTGTCGGGGCTGCGGCGCGGCCATCGGCGCACGCACTCTGCTGATCGAGCTGGCCTGCGGCCTGTGGTTCGGAATCGTGGCCTGGCGCTTCGGCCCGTCCTGGGCCTTCGCGGTGTACGCGGCCTTCGGCTGGGCCTGCATCACGGCGGCGTTCATCGACCTGGACAGCTTCCTGCTGCCCGACTTCCTGACCCTTCCGGCGGCGGCCCTGGCCTATCCGGCCGCGGCTTGGCTCCTCGGCCGGGGCTGGCTGGAGCCGCTCATCGGGGCCCTGGCGGGCGCGGGGTTTCTCTGGATTCTGCGTTTCGCGCACATGCGCCTGCGCAAGGTCGAGGGCCTGGGCCTGGGGGACGTGAAGCTCATGCTCTCCATCGGCGCGTTGGTGGGGCCGATGGGTCTGCCCCTGGTCCTCGTCCTGGCCGGACTCACGGCCCTGGCGGCAAGCGTGTTCTATCTCCGCCGCCCGGACGCCGAAGGACTCAAAACGGCCGTGCCCTTCGGGCCGTTCCTGGCCCTGGGCGCGCTCATCCTGATCGTCTGGAAAGGCTAGCCCAGCCGCGTCTCCACCCTGGCCGCCTCCTCATCCTTGCCCTGGGCCAGCAGGGCCTGGGCCAGCGTCCGCCAGTACTCCTCATGGTCCGGGGTCAGGGCCGCGCTTTGGCGGGCCAGAACCTCGGCGATCTGGGGATCTTCGCCGGATTCCAGGTAGAGACGCGCCAGCAGGTGCATGGCCTGGGCGTCGTTGTGGTTGGCGTTGAGCGCCAAGTGCAAGTATTCGCGGGCGCGGTCGCGTTCGCCCCGGGCCAGACAGACCCGGGCCAGGTGGCGCAGGACCAGTTCCTGTCCGCCGGGCAGGTCGGCGGCCTGGGCGTAGAGCTTCTCGGCCTGGGCCAGTTTGTTTTCCCGTTCGGCCAGAGTGCCCAGGCGCACCAGGCTGAAGACGTGGCGCGGGTCCAGTTTGAGGCAGCGGCGGTAGGCCTCGCGGGCCTTGCGGGAGTCCCCCAGCCGCTGGCAGGCCCAGCCCAAGTTGTAGTGGGCCATGATGTCGCCCTTGTCCCGGGCGATGACCTGCTCGAAGTGACTCCGGGCCTGGTCGAAGCGGCCCAGCTGGGCCAGGCAGATGCCCAGGGAGTTGCGGGCCGTGACGTTGTTCTCGTCGGCCAGCAGGGCGCGCTTGAATTCGTCCACGGCCCCGAAGATGTCGCCATCCATGTAGAGCTTGTCGGCCGCGATGTTCAGGGACACGGAGTCGAACAGGGCGGCCCGGGGCGGGGGCAGGAGCAGGGCGTGGTCCAGGGCCTTGCGGGCGTTGTCCAGGATGTCCGCCCGGGAGAAATTGAGATAGGGGTGGCAGGCCGTGCCCACGGCCAGGTTCAGGGAGAGACGTTCGGCGGCCTGGGCGCAGAGCGCGCGCATGGCCGCCAAGACCTCGGCGGGGTCGCGGTCGGGCAGAAAGTAGGCCAACCCGCCCAGGCCGAAACGGCCACCCGCCGGTGAGCCTCCGAGGATTTCGGCGGCCAGCTCGGCGGTTTGGCGCACGAGCCCGTCCATATGCTTCTGGAAATTGGGCGAACGGTCGCCGGGCTGATCCTGGATGCGCGCCAGGGCCAGACAGAAATGCTCGGGCTTCAGCCGGGCGCGGGCGAAAAATGTCAGGAAGTCGCGGTAGGAGTAGAGTCCGGTGAGCATGTCCCTCTGCGCGGTCGTGCCGTCGGCGGCGGTTTCGTTTTCGAAGAAGCTTTCGCTGTCCTGGATGAGGGTCAGGCGGTCGCCCGCCTCCACGGTCCAGGACGGGTCCGAGGTGTGCAGCACCTCGGCGAAGCTCATCTCGTCCTGCACCACGGTGAGCACCACCTCGCCCTTGTACAGCGTGGGATAGCGGCCCAGCAGACGGTCGTCCTCGCTGAGCCGGGCCTCGGCGGTCTTCTGGTACTTTGGGGACCAGACCAGGAAGCGCTGTCCTTCCTGGGCGTCCACGGAGCGACCCAGGCTGGTTGAGAGGCGGTTCATGGGCAGGATCTCCAGCACTCGGCCGCCGGCCTTGAGCACGTCGGCGTAGGCGAAGACTCGGTCGCGGCCGTGGTCCTTGGCCGTGGCCACGGCCTTGCGCGCCTTGCGGAGGAGGATGCGGGCCTGCTCGGCGTCGGAGCGCTTGAGCTGGGCCCCGGAAAGTCCCTGGGGGTAGTTGATGGCGCCCAGGCTGGCCGAAACCTGCAGGCGGTCGCCGGAGAGGTCGTCGGTCACGGACAGCTTGCCGACCTCTTCGCGGATCACTTCGGCCAGTTGGAAACAGACACGGGGCGTGGCGTCGGGCAGGAGCAAGGCGAAGGCGTCGTCCTGGAGCCTCGCCGCCACCACGTGCTTGGGGCAGACCCGGGCGAGGACCGCGCCGACCTCGGCCACCATGCGGTCGCCGGTGGCGTAGCCGTAATTCTCGTTGATGCGCTGGAAGCAGTCCAGGTCCATGAGCACGAGGCCCAGGCAACCGGAGAAGCTCGGCAGGTCGGCGTCCAGGCGCTGGCCCGAGGCGGGCATGAGGCAGCTTTTGATGCGCCCGATCTCCAGGATCAGATTCTGCTGGAAGCGCTGGCGGTTGGCCAGCCCGGTGAGCGGGTCGGTGATGCCCTGCTTGTAGAGCCGCAGCCGTTCGAGCACCGAGGAGGCCAGGGCCTGGAGATAGCGCAGGGAGGACTTGGGCGCGGCCAGCTTCACCCCTCGGGCCATGAACCAGGCCAGCAGCCGTCCCCGCAGGACCAGGGGCAGCAGCAGTTCGCCGTCGGCCGCGCGGTACTCGGGCTCGAAGACGCCTGCCTCCTCTCCCTGCCGGGGGAAGAAGAGGCTGTAGGAAGTGAAGGGAAGGAACCGGCGCAGGGCGTCCTTCAGCGCGTGCTCGTATTCCACGAGATCGCGCCGGTCCAGGAGCAGGGGGCCGTCGGCGAAGGGGTCTTTATGGGCGTGCATAACCCGTGTCTTTATCTTGACAAACCCGTTTGCTCAAGAGGATTCAGGGGCTCCTCGCGCGGTGGTGTGGACAAGGCCGCCAAAAGGGGTTAGCTGCTGGCCCAGTTATGAACATCATCAATGATCCCCTCGCGCTCCAGCGGACCTGTCTGAATTGGCGGTCCGAGGGGCTTGTCGTCGGCCTGGTTCCCACCATGGGCTATTTCCATGCCGGGCACCTCTCACTTATGGACTACGCCCGGTCCCGCGCGGACCGGCTGGTGGTCTCCCTGTTCGTCAACCCCACGCAGTTCGGCCCCAACGAGGATCTGTCGCGTTATCCGCGCGATCCCGAGCGTGACGCGGCCCTGGCCCGTGAGCACGGCGTCGATCTGCTCTTCACCCCCGAGCCCGGGGTCATGTACGCCCCGGACCACGCCACCTGGGTCGAGGTGCCGACCTTGGCCCGGGGCCTGTGCGCGGCCTCGCGGCCGGTGCACTTCCGGGGCGTGGCCACGGTGGTGAGCAAGCTTTTCCTGCTGACCCTGCCGGGATTCGCCGTGTTCGGCGAGAAGGACTTCCAACAGTTGGCCCTGATCCGGCGCATGGTCCGCGATCTGAATTTCCCACTGGAGGTGGTCGGGCGGCCCATCGTGCGCGAAGCCGACGGCTTGGCCCTGAGTTCGCGCAACGTCAATCTCACGCCCGAGGAACGCCGGGCTGCGCCGGCCATCCGCCAGGGCCTGCTGGCTGCGGCCGATTGGGTGCGCGGCGGAGTGCGGACCTCCGGCGAATTGACGACCCGGTTGCGGGCCTTCTACGCCGAGCGGCTGCCCATGTCCCGACTGGACTACGCCGAGATCGTGGACCCCGATTCCATGGAGCCCCTGGCGGAAATCCCCGGACGGGCGCTGCTCGCCGTGGCCTTGCATATGAGCAGGGCCCGCCTTATAGACAATATTCTTCTGGGAGATTAAGTTCAGATGTCTTCCCGATGCTTTTTGAGCGGCAAGATCCACGGCGCGGTGATAACCGAGGCCAACGTGGAGTACAGGGGCAGCTTGTCCGTGGACCCGGAACTCTTGCGGGCCTCGGGCATCCTGCCCTTCGAGCGCATCGACGTGTACAATGTGGATAACGGGGAGCGTCTGACCACCTACGCCATCCCCGGAGGGCCGGGCGAGATCTGCCTGAACGGGGCGGCCGCCCGCAAGGGGCGGGTGGGCCAGCGCGTCATCGTGGCGTCGTACGTCTGGCTGACCCGTGAGGAAATGGACGGATTCCGGCCGAAAACGGTTCTTGTGGACCGCGGCAACCGCGTGACCGAAATCCTCGAGGGGCACATCGGTGAAGTCCCCGAGGAGAGCAATTCCCTCAAGGAGGAACCCGCATGATCAGACCCAAGGGCAAATACCTGTTCACCTCCGAGTCCGTGACCGAGGGGCACCCGGACAAGGTGGCCGACAAGATTTCCGACTCGGTCCTGGACGCCATCCTGGCCCAGGACCCCGACGCCCACGTGGCCTGCGAGACCCTGGTGACCACCGGCATGGCCTTCATCGCCGGCGAGATCAGCACCAAGGCCTACGCCGACCTGCCGCAGATCGTGCGCGAGACGGTCAAGGACATCGGCTACACGAGTTCGGAGATGGGCTTCGACGCGGAAACCTGCGCGGTCATCTCCTCCATCGACAAGCAGTCCGTGGACATCGCCCAGGGCGTGAGCCGCCAGAAGCCCGAGGAGCAGGGCGCGGGCGACCAGGGCATGATGTTCGGCTTCGCCACCACCGAGACGGACGCTCTCATGCCCATGCCCATCTACCTGGCCCACAAGCTTTCCCGGCGTCTGACCTATGTGCGCAAGGAGGGCATTCTCGATTTCCTGCGTCCCGACGGCAAGACCCAGGTGGCCGTGCAGTACGAGGACGGCAAGCCGGTGCGCATCGACAACGTGGTGGTCTCGGCCCAGCACGACAAGCACATCGCCCACGCCGACCTGGTGGAGGCCATCAAGAAGGAAGTCATCTTCCACACGCTGCCGCAGAACCTGATCGACGACAAGCTGAAGATCTACGTGAACCCCACCGGCCGCTTCGTCATCGGCGGTCCCGTGGGCGATTGCGGCCTCACCGGCCGCAAGATCATCCAGGACACCTACGGCGGCGCGGGCGCCCACGGCGGCGGCGCGTTCTCCGGCAAGGATCCCTCCAAGGTGGACCGCTCCGGCGCGTACATGGCCCGTTATGTGGCCAAGAACGTCGTGGCCGCCGGGCTGGCCGAGGTGGCCGAGGTTCAGATCGCCTACGCCATCGGCATGGCCGAGCCCGTGTCCGTGCTCTGCACCTCCCACGGCACCGGGCCGGTGTCCGACGACGTGCTGACCAAGGCCGTGCGCGAGGTTTTCGACCTCCGCCCGTACTACATCATCCAGCGCCTGAACCTGAAGCGGCCCATCTACCGTGAAACCACCAACTACGGCCACTTCGGCCGTGAGCGGCCGGAGTTCATCTGGGAGCAGACCGACGCGGCGGCCGATCTGCGCACCGCCTGCAAGTTGTAACCGGCTGATCGAAGCGATGAACCAAAAGGCGGGGGCGACCCCGCCTTTTTTCATGCCCTCCCCGGACGCGAAAAAAAGGGCGGCCGGAGCCGCCCATTCGTTGTCCGGATCAGGGAGTTAGAGGATGCCGTCCTCGCCGGTGCGGATGCGCAGAGCCCGGGCCAGATCCAGGACGAAGATCACGCCGTCGCCCTCCTTGCCGGTCTGGCCACCCTTCATGACGGCCTCGATGGCCTTGTCCTGGAAGTCGTCGTTGACGCCGATCTCCAAGCGCACCTTCTTAAGCAGGTTCACTTCCATGACGACGCCGCGGTAAGTCTCGGTGAATCCCTTCTGGCGCCCGGCTCCCAACACGTTGGTCACGGAGAGGGAGTAGATTTCCTTGGCGTACAGTTCCTGCTTGACCGCGTTCAGGCGATCGGGCCGGATGTAGGCGATGATGAGCTTCATTGGTGTTTTCCTCCTTGTATTGCGGGCTTCCGGCTACTCGGTGGTGAAGATCTGGAAGCCGCTGTAAGCTTCCTGGCCGTGTTCGGTGATGTCCAGGCCCTTGATCTCCTCCTCGGCGGGCACGCGGATGCCGACCGTCAGCTTGAGGATGGTGAAGACCACCAAGCCGGAGCCGAAGGCCCAGGCGAACACGCTGCCCACGCCGAGGGCCTGGCTCACGAACTGGGTCAGGCCGCCGCCGTAGAACAGTCCCGCGATCCCGCCGTAGTCCGGACTGGCGAACAGGCCCACGCAGAGCGTGCCGAGCGCGCCGCAGACGCCGTGTACGGAGATGGCGCCCACCGGGTCGTCGATCTTGAGCACCTTGTCGATGAAGTCCACGGAGAGGACCACCACCACGCCCGCGATGAGGCCGATGATCATGGCCCCGTCCGGGCTCACGTTGGCGCAGCCGGCGGTGATGGCCACCAGCCCGGCCAGTGCGCCGTTGAAGCTCATGGACACGTCCGGCTTGCCGTAGCGCACCCAGGCGGTGAGCATGGCGCCGAGAGCGCCGGTGCAGGCGGCCAGGTTGGTGGTCACGGCGATGAGGGCGATGTTGGCCTGGGCGG
This is a stretch of genomic DNA from Desulfovibrio aminophilus DSM 12254. It encodes these proteins:
- the panD gene encoding aspartate 1-decarboxylase, yielding MSSRCFLSGKIHGAVITEANVEYRGSLSVDPELLRASGILPFERIDVYNVDNGERLTTYAIPGGPGEICLNGAAARKGRVGQRVIVASYVWLTREEMDGFRPKTVLVDRGNRVTEILEGHIGEVPEESNSLKEEPA
- the metK gene encoding methionine adenosyltransferase — translated: MIRPKGKYLFTSESVTEGHPDKVADKISDSVLDAILAQDPDAHVACETLVTTGMAFIAGEISTKAYADLPQIVRETVKDIGYTSSEMGFDAETCAVISSIDKQSVDIAQGVSRQKPEEQGAGDQGMMFGFATTETDALMPMPIYLAHKLSRRLTYVRKEGILDFLRPDGKTQVAVQYEDGKPVRIDNVVVSAQHDKHIAHADLVEAIKKEVIFHTLPQNLIDDKLKIYVNPTGRFVIGGPVGDCGLTGRKIIQDTYGGAGAHGGGAFSGKDPSKVDRSGAYMARYVAKNVVAAGLAEVAEVQIAYAIGMAEPVSVLCTSHGTGPVSDDVLTKAVREVFDLRPYYIIQRLNLKRPIYRETTNYGHFGRERPEFIWEQTDAAADLRTACKL
- a CDS encoding P-II family nitrogen regulator, producing the protein MKLIIAYIRPDRLNAVKQELYAKEIYSLSVTNVLGAGRQKGFTETYRGVVMEVNLLKKVRLEIGVNDDFQDKAIEAVMKGGQTGKEGDGVIFVLDLARALRIRTGEDGIL
- the panC gene encoding pantoate--beta-alanine ligase, with translation MNIINDPLALQRTCLNWRSEGLVVGLVPTMGYFHAGHLSLMDYARSRADRLVVSLFVNPTQFGPNEDLSRYPRDPERDAALAREHGVDLLFTPEPGVMYAPDHATWVEVPTLARGLCAASRPVHFRGVATVVSKLFLLTLPGFAVFGEKDFQQLALIRRMVRDLNFPLEVVGRPIVREADGLALSSRNVNLTPEERRAAPAIRQGLLAAADWVRGGVRTSGELTTRLRAFYAERLPMSRLDYAEIVDPDSMEPLAEIPGRALLAVALHMSRARLIDNILLGD
- a CDS encoding phenylacetate--CoA ligase family protein yields the protein MPKKYRFLPHLQPDQIARIQDEGLRWTVAHAAKGSPYYRKKFKEAGVDPAAFRGLDDLRALPFTTAQDLQAGYPLPLLSVPEEQVVRIHASSGTTGKRKVLTYTQNDVDTWKHMFARCYELAGLTTKDRVQVCTGYGLWTAGVGFQLGCEHFGAMAVPVGPGMLDIQLQMLVDLRTTCLCSTASMALLMGEEVERHGLRDKLALKRCIFGSEAHTPKMRRQFERALGLEASFDISGMTELYGPGAGLECEARNGIHYWADLYVVEILDPATLEPVEPGQVGEMVVTSLRKEASPLIRYRTRDLTRLLPGACSCGLCMPRHDRIQGRSDDMFIFRGVNIYPGQIAAVLEKFREFSSEYQICLRREEGLDHMKVRLERLPGATDESAALAKAVADEIRRQILVRGEVEILPPGTLPRSFSKTKRVVDDRDKE
- a CDS encoding diguanylate cyclase domain-containing protein, producing the protein MHAHKDPFADGPLLLDRRDLVEYEHALKDALRRFLPFTSYSLFFPRQGEEAGVFEPEYRAADGELLLPLVLRGRLLAWFMARGVKLAAPKSSLRYLQALASSVLERLRLYKQGITDPLTGLANRQRFQQNLILEIGRIKSCLMPASGQRLDADLPSFSGCLGLVLMDLDCFQRINENYGYATGDRMVAEVGAVLARVCPKHVVAARLQDDAFALLLPDATPRVCFQLAEVIREEVGKLSVTDDLSGDRLQVSASLGAINYPQGLSGAQLKRSDAEQARILLRKARKAVATAKDHGRDRVFAYADVLKAGGRVLEILPMNRLSTSLGRSVDAQEGQRFLVWSPKYQKTAEARLSEDDRLLGRYPTLYKGEVVLTVVQDEMSFAEVLHTSDPSWTVEAGDRLTLIQDSESFFENETAADGTTAQRDMLTGLYSYRDFLTFFARARLKPEHFCLALARIQDQPGDRSPNFQKHMDGLVRQTAELAAEILGGSPAGGRFGLGGLAYFLPDRDPAEVLAAMRALCAQAAERLSLNLAVGTACHPYLNFSRADILDNARKALDHALLLPPPRAALFDSVSLNIAADKLYMDGDIFGAVDEFKRALLADENNVTARNSLGICLAQLGRFDQARSHFEQVIARDKGDIMAHYNLGWACQRLGDSRKAREAYRRCLKLDPRHVFSLVRLGTLAERENKLAQAEKLYAQAADLPGGQELVLRHLARVCLARGERDRAREYLHLALNANHNDAQAMHLLARLYLESGEDPQIAEVLARQSAALTPDHEEYWRTLAQALLAQGKDEEAARVETRLG
- a CDS encoding prepilin peptidase is translated as MIAGSWLSVAAAALLGLALGSFAGCVAHRWLAEVSILFPTRSFCASCGRTLTWSENIPVVSYLLQRGRCRGCGAAIGARTLLIELACGLWFGIVAWRFGPSWAFAVYAAFGWACITAAFIDLDSFLLPDFLTLPAAALAYPAAAWLLGRGWLEPLIGALAGAGFLWILRFAHMRLRKVEGLGLGDVKLMLSIGALVGPMGLPLVLVLAGLTALAASVFYLRRPDAEGLKTAVPFGPFLALGALILIVWKG